From one Methanobrevibacter ruminantium genomic stretch:
- a CDS encoding AzlD domain-containing protein: MNITLLIILCALVTFIPRVIPAIFMERLNFSPKFEKFLNLIPYTALAALICPGVLTVDPNLWYIGLIGAVIAGGLAWKKVPLGAIVILTVIVLIAVYLMVPFFPVLI; encoded by the coding sequence ATGAATATTACTTTACTAATCATTCTTTGTGCACTTGTTACCTTCATTCCAAGGGTAATTCCAGCTATATTTATGGAAAGATTGAATTTCTCTCCAAAATTCGAGAAATTCTTGAATCTGATTCCATACACTGCACTTGCTGCACTTATTTGCCCTGGTGTGTTGACTGTAGACCCTAACTTATGGTACATAGGATTGATTGGAGCGGTAATTGCAGGTGGACTCGCATGGAAAAAGGTACCTCTTGGAGCTATTGTTATTTTAACTGTGATTGTTTTGATTGCAGTTTACTTAATGGTGCCGTTCTTCCCAGTTTTAATTTAA
- a CDS encoding AzlC family ABC transporter permease — translation MHGLRLGIPITFGYIPMGIGYAALAIKAGLTPFETVSMSVLIYAGAGQIMIATMLAQGATLFNIVLTSFVLNFRYFVMNTCIYNKVDDASLAVRIPSSHLAVDEAFAMFMLMEESSIWTYIGLAGIAWLSWILGAIIGVIVLNVLPIIVANSFNISLYALFVALLVPAVKESKELAILVVITAILNVVLQFFIGNWSLIIAILLGALIGMYIVDDDTVLGDAYKTGDENCSNKEVQQ, via the coding sequence GTGCATGGTTTAAGGTTAGGTATTCCAATCACATTTGGATACATTCCAATGGGAATCGGATATGCTGCTTTAGCTATTAAGGCAGGTCTCACCCCATTTGAGACAGTTTCAATGTCTGTGCTCATTTATGCGGGTGCCGGACAGATCATGATAGCAACCATGTTGGCACAAGGGGCAACTCTTTTCAATATTGTCTTGACTTCATTTGTGCTTAATTTCAGATATTTTGTAATGAACACATGCATTTACAACAAGGTTGATGACGCTTCCCTTGCTGTTAGAATACCTTCGTCACACCTTGCTGTTGATGAAGCCTTTGCAATGTTTATGCTAATGGAAGAGTCTTCCATATGGACTTATATTGGTCTTGCAGGAATTGCATGGCTGTCTTGGATCCTTGGAGCAATCATTGGTGTAATAGTCTTGAATGTGCTTCCTATAATTGTTGCAAACAGTTTCAATATTTCATTATATGCCCTATTCGTAGCACTATTGGTTCCTGCAGTTAAGGAAAGCAAGGAATTGGCTATTTTAGTTGTAATAACCGCTATCTTAAATGTTGTATTGCAGTTTTTCATTGGAAATTGGTCATTGATTATAGCTATTCTTTTAGGTGCTCTCATTGGAATGTATATAGTTGATGATGATACTGTTTTAGGGGATGCCTATAAGACAGGTGATGAGAATTGCAGTAATAAGGAGGTGCAACAATGA
- a CDS encoding DUF5612 domain-containing protein — MNSISLTITTKEEKGVLDEITDILSSHGINISYVHLYVNDDVGTLNLELDHVEKLDELIEDLESKEFILDIEIHGSLNDIFGKRVLIFGGGAQVSQVAVGAITEADRHNIRGERISVDTIPLVGEENIAEAVDAVNRLPRVGVLVLAGSLMGGKITETVRKLKENHEDLIVITLNMPGSVTEEADLIVTDPIQAGVMAVMAVASTAVFDVKRLANNNKF; from the coding sequence ATGAATAGTATTTCTTTAACAATTACAACTAAAGAAGAGAAAGGAGTTCTCGATGAGATAACCGATATTCTTTCAAGTCATGGAATCAATATATCCTATGTTCATCTATATGTAAATGATGATGTGGGAACATTGAATCTTGAGCTTGATCATGTTGAGAAACTCGATGAATTAATCGAAGACTTAGAGTCTAAGGAATTTATTTTAGATATTGAAATTCATGGTTCCTTAAATGACATTTTCGGTAAAAGGGTTCTTATTTTCGGTGGTGGAGCTCAAGTATCTCAAGTTGCAGTTGGAGCTATTACAGAAGCAGATAGGCATAATATACGTGGAGAGCGTATAAGTGTGGATACTATTCCTTTAGTTGGCGAAGAGAATATTGCAGAAGCAGTTGATGCAGTAAACAGATTGCCTCGTGTTGGTGTGCTTGTTCTTGCAGGGTCCCTGATGGGTGGTAAGATCACTGAAACTGTAAGAAAATTAAAGGAGAATCATGAGGACTTGATTGTCATCACTTTGAATATGCCTGGAAGCGTAACAGAAGAGGCTGATTTGATTGTTACAGATCCAATTCAAGCTGGTGTAATGGCGGTCATGGCAGTTGCAAGCACTGCAGTATTTGATGTAAAAAGATTAGCAAACAATAATAAATTCTAA
- the ehbP gene encoding energy-converting hydrogenase B subunit EhbP, with protein sequence MKFVIRPYHIMSLGGYIVEYDFPYRDLIIVNETPEEIKFEIPVFDGSYIEEYEKLGLKVIPVSEHDSYLNLYKKAHAELDALKAKLD encoded by the coding sequence ATGAAATTTGTAATCAGACCTTATCATATCATGAGTCTTGGAGGATATATTGTGGAATATGATTTCCCTTACAGGGATTTGATCATTGTAAATGAGACTCCCGAAGAGATCAAGTTTGAGATTCCAGTATTCGATGGATCCTACATTGAAGAGTATGAAAAGTTAGGTCTTAAGGTTATTCCTGTCAGCGAACATGACAGCTATTTAAACTTATATAAGAAAGCGCATGCTGAATTGGATGCCTTAAAGGCTAAATTGGATTAA
- a CDS encoding respiratory chain complex I subunit 1 family protein yields the protein MAYEISLISILEVILTLIIALFIGVLIPGIERKYVQARIQQRIGPPVTSPGLWASIKFLFKENIKPNSPAPGLYKAMPILCFIAVLSVFLALMPENYQFMAFASLIAIVGFLKVEEIAYVLMGSLSKSVMSINLRFPDHAKGAERQGLLVSSIEDISSNRSLRMIIFGSFPLYLALFIPAALSKSIYLADIVAYQQANGPFLFTLAGIIGTVVFFIGYMILLNEYPFSYIKAKSDVIEGPYMELASKYRSFVYLTRGFLIFTLGLMYCVLFLGVAPELFSLKFIVCIIVSLLLPVIMAIVSAFSPIFTNRQLYPTILVTSAIGALAMVIALF from the coding sequence ATGGCTTATGAAATATCACTTATTTCAATTTTAGAGGTTATCCTAACACTTATCATAGCTTTGTTCATAGGTGTTTTGATTCCTGGAATTGAAAGGAAATATGTTCAAGCAAGGATTCAACAAAGAATCGGGCCTCCAGTTACAAGTCCTGGGCTATGGGCATCAATAAAGTTCCTGTTTAAGGAGAACATAAAACCTAACTCTCCAGCACCAGGATTATATAAGGCAATGCCTATCTTATGTTTCATTGCAGTGCTTTCAGTATTCTTGGCATTGATGCCTGAGAATTATCAATTCATGGCTTTCGCTAGCTTAATAGCTATTGTTGGATTCTTAAAAGTTGAAGAGATCGCTTATGTTTTAATGGGTTCCTTATCCAAATCAGTAATGAGCATTAACTTAAGGTTCCCAGACCATGCAAAAGGTGCTGAAAGACAAGGATTGCTTGTATCATCCATTGAAGACATCAGTTCAAACAGATCCCTTAGGATGATTATTTTCGGTTCATTCCCATTGTATTTGGCCTTATTCATACCTGCAGCATTATCCAAAAGCATTTACTTAGCTGACATTGTAGCTTATCAGCAAGCTAACGGACCGTTCCTATTCACTTTAGCAGGTATTATCGGAACTGTAGTGTTCTTTATTGGATACATGATTCTATTGAATGAATACCCATTCTCCTACATCAAGGCTAAATCTGATGTAATTGAAGGGCCATATATGGAACTTGCTTCAAAATACAGATCATTTGTTTACTTAACTAGAGGATTCCTGATATTCACTTTAGGTTTAATGTATTGTGTATTGTTCTTAGGTGTTGCACCGGAACTCTTCTCACTTAAATTCATTGTATGCATTATCGTATCATTGTTGCTTCCGGTAATTATGGCAATCGTCAGTGCATTCTCTCCAATATTCACCAACAGGCAATTATATCCTACAATATTGGTGACTTCTGCAATTGGAGCTTTGGCTATGGTCATTGCATTATTCTAA
- a CDS encoding hydrogenase large subunit, translating into MEEKKAKKQEIIETEIQMGTVHPAALEPYRVRFFVEDEIIKDAEITIGVNHRGIERIMEGLPVEKANMLTEKICGICSNSHTWNSVRTAEKGLGVEVPDRAVYIRVIVGELERLHSHLLYLGHGCETLAHETFSMRVFYIRETIMDLLGMIGGNRVQYGCSIIGGVRPRCELDDNRIRRILDGMDLVEKNVADFAERFVNDSIVLSRITGTGYIPQEQALKLAVTGPTLRATGVKRDLRTDMYEYENFDFDIITQDTCDVKAQLLMRVFEIFEAIKIIRQAIRDLPEGKITDRSWEMVDTGLIESYIEVPRGTLYHSYAIEDGRVRHSIIRTPSMSNIGAMQYACIDNHITDGQLCIVQCDPCFTCSDRAIEVYDTNNNKLDKSILKSNIH; encoded by the coding sequence ATGGAAGAAAAGAAAGCTAAAAAGCAGGAAATCATAGAAACTGAGATTCAAATGGGTACAGTTCACCCTGCTGCTTTAGAACCTTATAGGGTTAGATTTTTCGTAGAGGATGAGATCATTAAGGATGCGGAAATCACAATTGGTGTAAACCACAGAGGTATTGAGCGTATTATGGAAGGTCTTCCAGTGGAAAAGGCAAATATGCTTACAGAAAAGATCTGTGGTATCTGTTCCAATTCACATACATGGAACTCTGTAAGAACTGCTGAAAAGGGTCTTGGAGTTGAAGTTCCTGATAGGGCTGTTTATATTCGTGTAATCGTTGGAGAGCTTGAAAGATTGCACAGTCACTTGTTGTACTTAGGTCACGGTTGCGAAACCTTGGCTCATGAAACATTCTCCATGAGAGTGTTCTACATTAGGGAAACCATCATGGACCTTTTAGGAATGATTGGAGGAAACCGTGTCCAATACGGCTGTTCCATCATCGGTGGTGTAAGGCCAAGATGTGAATTGGACGACAATAGAATCCGCAGGATATTGGATGGAATGGACTTGGTTGAAAAGAACGTTGCAGACTTTGCAGAAAGGTTCGTTAATGATTCAATCGTATTGTCAAGGATTACTGGCACAGGTTACATTCCACAGGAACAGGCTCTTAAGTTAGCGGTAACCGGTCCTACATTACGTGCTACCGGTGTTAAAAGAGACTTGAGAACAGATATGTATGAGTATGAAAACTTTGACTTCGATATCATTACTCAAGACACATGTGATGTGAAAGCTCAGCTTCTTATGAGAGTCTTTGAAATATTTGAAGCAATCAAGATCATTCGTCAAGCTATCAGAGACTTGCCTGAAGGAAAGATAACTGACAGGTCTTGGGAAATGGTTGACACAGGCTTGATTGAGAGTTATATTGAAGTTCCAAGGGGAACATTGTATCACTCCTATGCAATTGAAGATGGAAGAGTGCGTCATTCTATAATTAGGACTCCTTCAATGAGTAATATTGGAGCTATGCAATACGCATGCATTGACAACCACATCACTGATGGTCAGTTATGTATTGTACAGTGCGACCCATGCTTTACTTGTTCTGATAGGGCAATAGAGGTTTATGATACAAACAATAACAAGTTGGATAAATCAATTTTGAAATCCAATATTCATTAG